Genomic segment of Bubalus kerabau isolate K-KA32 ecotype Philippines breed swamp buffalo chromosome 6, PCC_UOA_SB_1v2, whole genome shotgun sequence:
ccagggatcaaacctgtgtctcctgcattaacaggcagattctttaccactgagccaccagggaaaccctgctcACTCATCTTAATAGCATGCCTTTAGTAGGGCtgagcttcctgacttcaggatGTTTTCTCTTACCAGTCAGATTCCTAACTTAGCATCAGTCACCTGTATGACTTAGGTGTTACATTAagccatattttatttctttcaggcTTTAGAAAATTTGCGTGTATACCTGTGTGAAAAAATCATAGCTGAGAGACATTTTGATCATCTACGAGCAAAAAAAATACTCAGTAGAGAAGACACTGAAGAAATTTCTTGCCGAACATCAAGTAGAAAAAGGGCTGGAAAACTGTTAGACTACTTACAAGAAAACCCCAAAGGACTGGATACCCTGGTAGAATCTATTCGACGAGAAAAAACACAGAACTTCCTAATACAGAAGATTACAGATGAAGTGCTGAAACTTAGGAATATAAAACTAGAGCATCTGAAAGGTAAGATATCTTAGGTATCCAAGAGTTCATTTAAATGTAACAATGCTTTTGTAAGTAGAATACAgaacagaaaacccagaaatgaccatttttgcttttatttaaaaagttcaaGCTTCAGCATtacatttgatttgcatttttttaaccttatttGAGTTCATTACATTGGAAAAGTGAAGTATCTCTCGGTGTTCTGTATTTATGTTCATTAACACTACATTtcagagaatgcaatggcaacccactccagtattcttgcctggggaatcccagggatgggggagcctgatgggctgctgtctatggggtcgcacagagtcggacacgactaaagcgacttagcggcagcagcagcagcaaccctataTTTATAGAAAACAATTTCATAATGAAATCGCAGTATTTCATAGAAACACAGgagtttgtttctaaagttaGTAGAATGCAAGATCAATCTGTTAAAAAGTAACCCCTGAAAATGCAGATCATAAATAAAGAACAGCGTATAGGTAAAGTATTTTACCTTTGATAAATTCTGGTGGTTTTTCTTCTACCAGTTGATCATACAATAAAATAGTTGGCCTATGTTGATAAGAATCACGTTGTATAAATTATATGTGACTTTAAACACTAGAATCACACTCAGTCTGGCGAGATGAGAGAGGCATGAAACTGATATTGATTAAGGGAGAAGCGAACTTAACCCTTCTGTTTCACCCTCACCCTGGAGCACACACTCACTGATTGGAATGCTATATAGAATTGTCTGCACAATTTAAATTCCCCTCTCCCCCAAGTcccccatttttttcccctgtctcTCTCTACATAGCACTTAAGATAAATGTGAGTGTGATAACAACTCTTTTCCAGCACTTTTAAGCCCTAGGGAAACAGAAACAAGTAATTTAACTTTACCTTACAGAACTCAGTCTATAAGTCTGAGGCTGGAACACATGTGAAGTTTCCCCTTGaaacatatttaagaaaatagtttCTCTTCCATGGGACAGAAATGCTGACTGCATTGTGAAGTTGAAaaactaatggaaaaaaaatgacatacaGATGTGCTTTACAGACTTTGCAGGTGTTATACAAAATCTGTCAACTCAGAAACTTTTCTGTGCCTGTACACAGTTGGGTTGAATATTTGCTAAGCCTAACAGAAAGATAAatgcatttgtatttatttccacCATGAGGCTAATTGTTGACTATATCCTTTGGATATGACAGAATTTTTTGTTCAGAACAACCACTGCTCTTTAAGTAAAATGGTAGGTTGAGAATCAGAACATTTTTTGTGTAATGTGaagaggagacttgggttctaggTGTCACCTTAGCATGAAGTAATCCTGGAGTGTTGGGCATGACTTCAATGTtctgggcctcagtcttctcatagTGTCTCACAGTGAGAGGCTATCCCGGATGCCCTCCAGAATCCCTTCCACTTCTAATACTCCATGATTCAGGAATTGAAAGTACTTAACTTACAGAATTTTAGGATATATAcagttttaactttatttttattgggtaaagttttgtgtgtgtgtgtatactagaatgcctaaaaatattttttagttgtAAAAGCTATTTCTTATTCTATGAATAATTTTAGGagctactttattttttcaggtcCTTCAATGGTTAAGTATAAGTACAGAaattaaatgtgaattttagCATGTTATGTAGCTTCCTTGAGATTATTCACTTGTCTCAAAAATGTAAATAGCAGTATACTTCAGGATTGTCAGGAGCAAAACTGCTGTTTAAAtttgtataatctttaaaaagttcCAAGATGGGTGTGGATTCACATTTCCTAGTTACTTCTTATTTATATCTGAATAATTGTATTGTAGGACTGAAATGTAGCAGCTGTGAGCCTTTTCCTGATGGAGCCACAAATAACCTCTCTAGATCAAATTCGGATGAGAGTAATTTCTCTGAGAAACTGAGAGTATCCACCATCATGTATCACCCAGAAGGAGAATCCAGCACGGCCCCCTTTTTTTCTACCGATTCTTCTCtgaatttgcctgttctagaaGTAGGCAGAACTGAAAATCCCACCTTCTCTTCAACTACACTTCCAAGACCTGGGGACCCTGGGGCTCCTCCTTTGCCTCCAGAGCTGCAGTTAGAAGAAGAAGGAAACTCTAGTGAGATGTTTCTTCCCTTACGATCACGTGCTGTTTTGCGGCAATGACAGTTTActgccttttacttttttttaatgatgacaaAAAATATTGGAAAGGATATGAATCATAAAATTGCTACAATGACTTACTAATATTCATACATGTTTTATAAAATGCAACATAAACATACTTTGTAAATAGAATTTTCTAGAATAAAAGAAGCATATTTTTAGAGAGCTAAAGTAAGTGTTGATCATATTCAATGTTGATGATGTacttttcagtattttcaaatttcaaaagttTGAGATTTAGTGTTTTCACTCTCTTCATGTGTTAAGACTAACTTTAATAGACAACATTTCTCTGTTTGAGAATAGAATGTTAGACTGTGAATGTTTCTTCCTTGTGAGTTTGCGCTAATAAGTTTCACAGTCTAATAGTCCTTTCCAACCATTCAGCAGTGAATTTTCAGAATTAAGCTGTTTCCATTTGGTAATAAAGCCTGTCACTACTGGGAAAACTGCCAGcagacagaaaaaaatcttttccccACTTAGTTGGCTTTCAGACACTTACAAAGTTCCCTTTTGATTCAGAGGGATATCTAATGGAGTTTGAGCCAGCTAAGGTATCAATTTGCCAAAATACATGTCTTACTAATTTTACTAATAAATACTACTTCCTTAAAATTGTGAcattctttatcatttttattcctaAAGAAAAATCTTGGCATAAACTTCAGTTATTACATATAATTtgatgagattttttaaaatacttttttctgtattttttgtttccttttaatgaGGACCACTGTACAATTGAAATAATTAGGACAAAatggtttttgtgtgtgtatattacattctatttttaatactaTTTGGAACAAGCAGATCATTTGTTCTATGACAAAgtatgacttattttataaatttataaatctgCTTTCATTGTTTTCATTAAATTATAATTATCTATTTCCAGATACCTGTCTCATATATATTTCCATTACTTGCAAAAAGCAGAGATGGAAATATGCtattgaaaataaacatttttaagttgTAGTGCTGTGTTTTGGAAGTTTCAATTTTTTCAATACGAAATACCTAGAACTATTTTTATATGTACCAATTTTTATAGGAAATATTACTTCAAGTTGTGAGATGAAGTTCATTTCTGAATGGACTGATGAAGTTATCAATCATGAAGAAGACTGGCATattggcttttaaatttttttaaagactgggCGATTTTTATAGTATAAACATTTTCCAAGGATTTTAGAGAAGCATGTTTCACCTCCAGGATAGCATAAGATACtggcagttgaaaaaaaaaaatagtgacatTATGTTtgaagaaatctttttaaaaagcagaagcaggcttttcatttattaaaataaaatttgatatgcagttactttttttttaagtttaagatTTACTTGGAATCAAAGATCTTAATTTCGATATGCTGTAGCacctatatttatattaatactgTTCTTTCAGACTGTTGACTAACTACGTAGGCAATAAAATTAAGGTTTTTGGGTTTTCAAATTCAGGCTTTTGGGTTTTCTGAATCCTGTGAAgtcagtttttttcctttaaacactGAAAACCAGCCGTTGCCAAAAATGTAAATTTGAATGGTAGTCTGACATGATAGAGTGCAACTGGTTATTGGGTTGATTAATGCAGCAGTGAAAAAGTTCACAGATATATTATcacttaatataaaaaaatacacctttgagttcactttttttaattgttttaaaaattgagaatttaTTTTCTAGAGCAGTCCTAGGTTTATGGGAAACTTGAGCAGGAAGTAGAGTTCCCATGTACCCACTCCTGTCCCCTGTTTCCTATATTGTTATGTTccgtcgctaagtcatgtctgactctttgagacccacaccagactcctctgtccttcactatttcctggagtttcctcacaTTAatgctcattgagtcagtgatgatatctaaccatctcatcctctgctgcccccttctccttttgccttcagtcttttccaggatcaggaatttttccagtgaattggctcttcacatcaggtggccaaagtattggagcttcagctttatcatcagtccttccagtgaatattcagggttgatttcctttagctttgactggtttgatctccctgctgtccaagggactcttaataaaagagtcttctcaagcaccacaatttgaaagcatcagttctttggtgctcagctttctttatggtccaagtctcatgtctgtacatgactactgagaaaaccccagctttgactatacagacctttgtaagcaaagttatgtctctactttttaatacactctctaggtttgtcatagctttcctttgaatattaaaaatgttttaaaatatatatacttaataattacataaaatattgtTTGATGAATCATATAGTAGTATGATCAATATTTAGTTATACCATgattattggggaaaaaatagCTATAGCTAACCGGGGAGCAAATCGATCTTTAATTGTTAAATGTACTCTTAGGAAGGGTTTTCTGAAAGGAAAGCTAAATTTAAGCACAATTTGTGAGTAAGTTTAGCACTGCTCCTAAAGTCCTCACTCTGAACTTGACATTCTACTTAATTATCAGACAGTTGTCCTGTGGTAGTTCTCAAACTTTGCTGCCCATTTTAGAATCACCTAAAGAGCTTTTAAAGATCCCAGTGCCAGGCTACACCCCATTGCCAATTAAATGAGAATGTCAGAATGTTTGGATTGTGAAAGACAGTCATCAGAAGTTTGTCAAAATTTCTAGGTGATTCCAATGTGCAAGAATGTTTGGAAACCACAGTCTTACTGGGTGTCAAATACTGGTGGCTTGGTGTTTCCACATGTGTATTACTGTTTTCAGTGCTAATACCAACCCTGCAAGGAAGGttttattgttactttttttaaacagagaaacAATCTCTTTAGAATTGAAATCTAGGACTGTTTGACTTTAAGGTCAGTGTTCTTTCTATAACTccatgctcttttaaaaaaatttttttttctatttttatttatttgctatttttttcattggaatataattgctttgcgtaattttgttagtttgttagtttttgctgtagcTCTCTTGTAGCATCTCTCTCAGATGGCAGGTAAAAGTGGAAactgtattttttcattcattaattcagtaTTTATTGGTACCTATCATTCTAGGTACTGTACATAACAGCAATAAACAAAACATACCAACTCTGTGTTCTCATAGAGAACTCGTATTCTAGTTGGAggacatagaaaataaagaagcaaacCTAGATAATTCTAGCTGCCCCAGATACAAAATAGGGTGTGTACGAGCTAAAAAGCAACTTGGACCAGAGTATAACAACATGAGGGAACTCCTCTCAAAGCAGAAAACATTTGAGCTGAGCCTAAATCATAAGAAGGAAGGGGCCAGCTGTGTGAAGTTCTAGAGAGAAGTTTAGgcaaactgtgtggatcacaataaactgtggaaaattctgaaagagatgggaataccagaccacctgacctgcctcttgagaaacctgtatgcacgtcaggaagcaacagttagaactggacatggaacaacagactggttccaaataggaaaaggagtacgtcaaggctatatattgtcaccctgcttatttaacttatatgcagagtatatcatgagaaacgctgggctggaagaagcacaagctggaatcaagattgccaggagaaatatcaataacctcaggtatgcagatgacaccaaccttatggcagaaagtgaagaagaactaaagagcctcctgatgaatgtggaagaagagagtgaaaaagttggcttaaagctcaacattcagaaaacgaagatcatggcatctggtcccatcacttcatggcaaatagatggggaaactggctgactttatttttctgggcttcaagattgctgcagatggtgattgcagccatgaaattaaaagacgcttactccttggaagaaaagttaggaccaacctagacagcatattaaaaagcagagacattactttgtcaacaaaggtcaaggctatggtttttccagtggtcatgtatggatctgagagttggactataaagaaaactgagtgctgaagaattgatgcttttgaactgtggtgttggagaagactcttgagagtcccttggactgcaaggagatccaaccagtccctcttaaaggagatcagtcccgggtgttccttggaaggactgatgttgaagctgaaactccaatactttggctgcctgatgtgaagagctgactcatttgaaaagaccctgatgctgggaaagattgagggcaggaagagaaggggacaacagaggatgagatggttggatggcatcaccgactcaatggacatgggtttgggtgaagtccgggagctggtgatggacagggaggcatggtgtgctgcagttcacggggtcgcagagtcggacacgactgagcaactgaactggactgaacatcGAGTGCAGAAGGCCTGAGGCAAGAATAAGCTAGTGAGGACAGTACAGGCAGGATCGTAAGAGGGATGAGTAGGGAATTCAGAAGCCTGGATTGAAAAGTAAGATTTCACTATCAAGTAAGATAGTGAGGAGCAGATATGGAAGTATTTATAAACCATTGTGAGAAGtttgaattttcttctttctttttactatACTGAAATAAAAGGTGTATTAGAGACtagtataggcttcccaggtagcttacttaactggtaaagaatctgcctgcaatgcaggaaacccctgtttgattcctgggttgggaagtgaAAGAAAGTTACACGGCTCAAAATAGCCcagagttaaaactcccctctgAGTCCTCCCCACCATCCTATGCCAAataaagaactctctcacccaaaGTTAAAAAATGGACCTTAAGGCTGATTacacccagctcccagctggtcccagcctctggcggatatccagaattccttgccccagtcgtttaagagataactactccaaacaaccttggagaagaacaggccccctaagacagtagctttccacatatatgcctctATATacacttactcttttcttgggttagtgctgcagctcactaatctgactgctgccccttctcgcctcattaaaggtgatctgttcctgtaaagtgcaggtctcattctttttctgaacctcaccttctctaactcccttaccctacaggaagatcccctagagaagggataggctacccactcaagtatccttgggtttccctggtggctcagctggtaaagaatccgcctgcaatgtgggagatttgggttcaatccctgggttgggaaggtgccctgaaggagggcatggcaacccactccagtattcttgggcttcccttgtggctcagctagtaaagaatctgcctgcaatgcaggagacctgggttcaatccctgggttgggaaagatcccctggagaaggtaaaggctacccacttcagtattctggagtagagaattccatggactgtatagtccatggggtcgcaaagagtcggacactaagcgactttcacttttcaattttctgGAGGGGCTGGAGGCTATGTCCGAATGACCAATCCCCAATAAAACCTCTGGAGACTCAGGCTCTGGTGAGGCTCCCCTGATGGCTCCATGCAGGTTGTCACATATCTTTGCTGCAGAAGTGAGCATTGTCTACACCTCCACTGGGAGAAGACAACCAGAAGCTCTGCATGTGGAAGGCTCCAGCATTCTATCCCCTACATCTCTTCCCTTGGTTAATTTTAATCTGCATTCTTTGGCTACAAAAACCATTGTTGTATAGTTGCTAAATAATGTCTGACATAGGCATATTTATGTGAGGTCTGTGAATGCATACCACTGATACCAACTTTACACTGATACCAACTTTATTGCCTTCATGTGTGTATCATTCTGAGTTCCCCAAAAGTCAAAGATTtctagtttccctggtggctaagcagGTGGTTCTGTCATTTACTAAAAGGGGGGGACACAAATGTAGAAGCAAATTATATGGAAAAACAATTTACTGATCTTTAAGTGGGTGTTTGAGACCTGGCCTTAGGGAAAGTTTAAGAGCCAAGTAGAGAGGTGTGGTTCAGAGCTTGCCTTGTAGAGACTGGATTTGGAGACCCGGCTGTTGAACCCACAAGCATtccagccctgagatttctttggaaggaatgatgctaaagctgaaactccagtactttggccacctcatgcgaagagttgactcattggaaaagactctgatgctgggagggattgggggcaggaggagaaggggacaacagaagttgagatggctggatggcatcactgactcgatggactctcagtgaactccgggggttggtgatggacagggaggcctggcgtgctgcgattcatcgggtcgcaaagagtcggacacgactgagcgactgatcttatctgatctgatctgccttGCAACTCTGTAACACCTGGTTAGTAGGTGTTGCTGAACGATGGTATAGTACGTTGGGAACCATCAGCACTTAAGGGCCATACAGAGCAAAGCCAGCACGGAAGGAGGCTGACAGTAAGAAGCCATAGCGTTTGGAGGATCCCTCAGAGTGGTGTGATGCAATACAAGAGAAGTTCCAACAAAGAAGGTTGTTCAGAGCGCGCTGGAATGAGGTGAAGCAGAAGAGAATTCTGCTTGACCACTTACCCACAGAGGTCTTCCATGACGACAGAGGGGACgagtaattttattttgaagaagaGATGCTGTACAAACAGGAAGAAATCCCGGTCTCACTGGGCAAGGGCTTTAAGGTGGCAGTGAAAAGAAATTTTTTCAGCTCTTCTCTGCCTTTAATAAAGTCTTACTGTATTTGAAAGTTTGGTTGAGACTACCGTCTCAGGATCTGTCTCTTTTCAAGGCCTCTCAGTAATGAGCGTTAGAACTCCCTGTTTAGGGACGTGTGCGGCCAGCCTTCAGCCTCAGTCCCCGAAGCCGGGCGCAAAAACGCGACGCAACCGCCAGGGGGCGCAGACCTCCGGCCCGTCAGCGAGCCTTGGGGCGGGGTCAACTGCGGGGCGGGCCCTGGAGTGACTTCCGGTTTCCGGCGGAGGCCTGGGCGGACCGGTGCAGCAGTCATGGCAGCGGAAGAGAAGGATCCTTTGAGCTATTTCGCGGCTTacggcagcagcagctcaggctcCTCGGACGAGGAGGATAACAGCGAGCCGGAGGAAACAAGTCGTAAGGGTCAAGATACAGCGAAGTCTGCCGGCGGCTATGGGAACAAGGCGGAGAAGCGGCTGCCTGGACCAGACGAGCTGTTCCGGAGCGTGACTCGCCCGGCCTTTCTTTACAATCCGCTCAACAAACAGATAGACTGGGAGAGGCACGTCGTCAAAGCTCCAGAGGAGGTGAGGTCCCCGAGCCCGTTTCTCGATCTTGGTCCCAGCCTCCGCCCCCTTCCTCCTGAGCCCCGTCTTGGGGACCAGCTGTCCGCCCCTCACACGCAGTCACGCCCTGCGGGATGCCGCACCACCCTCTCCCACTTCCAGCCCTGGGGAGCCCGGGCCCCTTTCCCCCAGCCTGGTGGGTGTCATACTGGACCCGCAGCC
This window contains:
- the C6H1orf52 gene encoding UPF0690 protein C1orf52 homolog, encoding MAAEEKDPLSYFAAYGSSSSGSSDEEDNSEPEETSRKGQDTAKSAGGYGNKAEKRLPGPDELFRSVTRPAFLYNPLNKQIDWERHVVKAPEEPPKEFKIWKSNYVPPPETYSTEKKPPPPELDMAIKWSNIYEDNGDDAPQNAKKARLLPEGEETVESDDEKDEHTSKKRKIELGEPTKKKK
- the BCL10 gene encoding B-cell lymphoma/leukemia 10, whose product is MEPTAPSLTEEDLTEVKKDALENLRVYLCEKIIAERHFDHLRAKKILSREDTEEISCRTSSRKRAGKLLDYLQENPKGLDTLVESIRREKTQNFLIQKITDEVLKLRNIKLEHLKGLKCSSCEPFPDGATNNLSRSNSDESNFSEKLRVSTIMYHPEGESSTAPFFSTDSSLNLPVLEVGRTENPTFSSTTLPRPGDPGAPPLPPELQLEEEGNSSEMFLPLRSRAVLRQ